From Lolium perenne isolate Kyuss_39 chromosome 5, Kyuss_2.0, whole genome shotgun sequence, a single genomic window includes:
- the LOC127298122 gene encoding uncharacterized protein — protein MERHASFSVPRVCIRIPDQLQLPATPFEPQKATITPRVRSGADDPDVAPPEHQLTVLAMQLAVLEKAVSRLGTLAFIWATVVLLGGFAITLSCTDFWCITVLLLTEGARIQGRSHELEWHKRATCLSAVSQAVGHVLCLLQLLSASVCAAVSLVRLVTQRYGVDGGNPWTNRRAALDIFYGLALAESLLFLVEKALWQWRVGHHRLLERVAKECHLSGTALGVVAVHRFFYDSYSRGLNGSIFDGLHMNLVCYADGMLTAGSHDEQSLGVSILVALAESDRFADSTLRKIGMSASTIEQLIQMLSWKNTSELEVRRSAAVVVSMLTGRKIIALRLTGIPGAIESVASLLYADLDELNLLGLTILSKLAHDHDNCDKIGKTRNLLDKIISYCSIAGGEQAAPTGMWLKEVKQALLVMKRLAGTTGATGKLLRRELSDIVFTVSNVREVLQQREGKIQSEVHQLAIEILTSLAIDKEAREQIGGTGGVVRELVAIFLPGKDEVRGNSRQTNAIRNEAGKALAMLALESRDNCGAIIMACGGGVERLVEALSDPVIIIGAARILRNLCTYAGDECQLPLRGVAASATKVLSTIMVEKTKILNIFLGLAAQMLQFMEPGDLRASLATARVTDRALVQTLLQILREYSIPCMVVPRIRRYTIELVVAMMQLDTRYMALFVENGMEGDLKRIAGTTSEIECFNAFSGSVGLSHRAVSVCSLVKSAMELMKHA, from the exons ATGGAACGCCACGCTAGCTTCTCTGTCCCGAGAGTCTGCATCCGTATCCCCGACCAGCTGCAGCTGCCGGCGACGCCGTTCGAGCCGCAGAAGGCCACGATCACACCCCGCGTCCGCTCCGGCGCCGACGACCCCGACGTGGCACCGCCGGAGCACCAACTCACGGTGCTGGCCATGCAGCTCGCGGTCCTGGAGAAGGCCGTGAGCCGCCTCGGCACGCTGGCCTTCATCTGGGCGACGGTCGTCCTGCTCGGCGGCTTCGCCATCACGCTCAGCTGCACCGACTTCTGGTGCATCACCGTGCTGCTGCTCACCGAGGGCGCCCGCATCCAGGGCCGCAGCCACGAGCTGGAGTGGCACAAGAGGGCGACCTGCCTCTCGGCCGTGTCGCAGGCCGTCGGACACGTCCTCTGCCTGCTGCAGCTGCTCTCCGCGTCCGTGTGCGCCGCCGTCTCCCTCGTCCGCCTCGTCACCCAGCGCTACGGCGTCGACGGCGGCAACCCGTGGACAAACCGCCGTGCCGCGCTCGACATATTCTACGGGCTGGCCCTCGCGGAGTCGCTGCTCTTCCTGGTCGAGAAGGCGCTCTGGCAGTGGAGGGTGGGGCACCACCGTCTCCTCGAGCGCGTCGCCAAGGAGTGCCACCTTAGCGGCACCGCCCTCGGCGTCGTCGCCGTCCACCGCTTCTTCTACGACTCCTACTCCCGAGGCCTTAACGGGAGCATCTTCGACGGCCTCCACATGAACCTCGTCTGCTACGCCGACGGAATGCTCACCGCGGGCTCCCACGACGAGCAGAGCCTCGGGGTCAGCATCCTCGTCGCCCTCGCCGAGTCCGACCGTTTCGCCGACTCCACGCTCCGCAAGATCGGAATGTCCGCGTCCACCATCGAGCAGCTCATCCAGATGCTTAGCTGGAAGAACACGTCCGAGCTTGAAGTGCGCAGATCGGCTGCCGTGGTCGTCTCCATGCTCACCGGGAGGAAGATCATCGCCCTCCGTCTCACCGGCATCCCTGGGGCGATCGAGTCCGTCGCGTCTCTGCTGTACGCAGACCTCGACGAGCTCAACCTTCTCGGACTCACCATCCTCAGCAAGCTGGCGCACGACCACGACAACTGCGACAAGATCGGCAAGACCAGGAATCTCCTTGACAAAATCATCTCCTACTGTAGCATCGCCGGCGGGGAGCAGGCGGCACCGACCGGCATGTGGCTCAAGGAAGTCAAGCAGGCGCTCCTCGTCATGAAGAGGCTGGCGGGTACAACGGGGGCCACCGGTAAACTTCTCCGGCGGGAGCTCTCCGACATCGTCTTCACGGTGAGCAACGTTAGGGAGGTGCTGCAACAGCGCGAGGGGAAGATCCAGTCCGAGGTACACCAGCTCGCAATAGAGATACTGACGAGCCTCGCCATCGATAAGGAGGCGAGGGAGCAGATAGGCGGGACTGGGGGCGTGGTGAGAGAGCTGGTCGCCATATTTCTGCCTGGAAAGGACGAGGTGAGGGGGAACAGCCGGCAGACGAACGCGATCCGGAACGAGGCCGGCAAGGCGCTGGCGATGCTTGCGCTGGAGAGCAGGGACAActgcggtgccatcataatggctTGCGGCGGTGGCGTGGAGCGGCTGGTGGAGGCTCTAAGTGACCCCGTCATCATCATCGGCGCCGCCAGGATCCTGCGCAACCTCTGCACCTACGCCGGGGACGAGTGTCAACTTCCCCTCAGAGGAGTCGCCGCCAGCGCCACCAAG GTGTTGAGTACCATCATGGTTGAGAAGACGAAGATCCTGAACATCTTTCTTGGCCTCGCCGCACAGATGCTTCAGTTCATGGAGCCTGGAGACCTCCGGGCAAGCCTGGCCACGGCGAGGGTGACAGATAGGGCGTTGGTGCAGACTCTCTTGCAAATCCTGCGGGAGTATAGCATTCCGTGCATGGTCGTGCCTCGGATCCGCCGATACACCATTGAACTTGTTGTTGCCATGATGCAATTGGACACGCGATACATGGCCCTATTCGTGGAAAATGGGATGGAAGGGGACCTAAAGCGCATTGCCGGCACCACATCAGAGATTGAGTGTTTCAATGCGTTCTCTGGGAGCGTCGGGCTCAGCCATCGCGCCGTTAGTGTTTGCTCGCTCGTCAAGTCAGCAATGGAGTTGATGAAGCATGCTTGA